A DNA window from Plasmodium brasilianum strain Bolivian I chromosome 12, whole genome shotgun sequence contains the following coding sequences:
- a CDS encoding ADP-ribosylation factor yields the protein MVLLKILKKIKEKQRNIRIIILGLDNAGKTTIVKRLLGEDIYKVSPTFGFTIETLYFDNHFINIWDIGGQKSIRHFWKNYYENVDGIIYVIDSSDLFRIQLCSYELKQILKEERLYGCSLLILSNKVDIKNSLNIGKIVEILKLNEMNIDRHWYINECSAFSGKGLLKSFMWLIDDITCRINNNY from the exons ATGGTGCTACTGAAAattctgaaaaaaataaaagaaaagcaaagaaatataagaataataatctTAGGGTTAGATAATGCTGGTAAAACTACCATAGTTAAAAGATTATTAGGAgaggatatatataaagttagTCCGACGTTTGGTTTTACTATTGAgactttatattttgataatcattttattaatatttggGATATAGGGGGACAGAAAAGTATCCGACATTTctggaaaaattattatgaaaacgTTGACggaattatttatgttattgaTAGTAGTGATTTATTTAGAATACAATTATGTTCATATGAgttaaaacaaattttaaaagaggAGAGATTATACGGATGTTCCTTACTTATTTTATCAAACAAAGTGGATATTAAGAATTCCCTAAATATCGGCAAAATTGTGGAG ATTTTGAAGTTAAATGAAATGAATATTGACAGGCACTGGTATATAAATGAGTGCAGTGCTTTTTCTGGAAAAGGTTTATTAAAATCTTTTATGTGGTTAATTGATGACATAACTTGTAggattaataataattactga